Genomic DNA from Oncorhynchus mykiss isolate Arlee chromosome 2, USDA_OmykA_1.1, whole genome shotgun sequence:
tattttgtcaggacaagatgctagaatatgcataaaattgacagcttaggatagaaaacactctaaagttttcaaaactgtaaaaatattgtctgtgagtataacagaactgatgttgcaggcgaaagcctgagaaaaatccaatccggaagtgactcatctttggaaagctctgcgttccaatgcgtccctattgagcagtgaatgggctatcaaccagatgactttttctccgtattccccaaggtgtctacagcactgtgaagtagttttacgcatttatgttgaagaatacacgtaagcggctacattgcgcaactggtcacctgatggctcccagagtgattctcgtgtaaaatacagaggtagccattattccaatcggtcctactgaaaaaacaattgtcccggtggatatattatcgaatagatatttgaaaaacaccttgaggattgattataaaccaCGTTTGCCacgtttctgtcgatattatggagctaatttggaatattgtttgggttttcgtgactgcaatttccgggcgatttctcagccacacgtgaagaacaaacggagctatttcgcctacaaaaataatatttttggaaaaaaggaacaatGGCTacgtctaactgggagtctcgtgagtgaaaacatccgaagctcatcaaaggtaaacgatttaatttgattgcttttctgatttccgggaccaagttacctgctgctagctggacaaaatgctatgctaggctatcgataaacttacacaaatgcttgtctagctttggctgtaaagcatactttgaaaatctgagatgacagggtgattaacaaaaggctaagctgtgtctcaatatatttcacttgtgattttcatgaataggaatattttctaggaatatttatgtccgttgcgttatgctaattagtgtcagtcgatgattacgctcccgcacccgggatggggagtcactagaggctATTAGAGAAGAGGAAAGACCTGTTTCTTTTGTTTCTGTTCCACATAAAAATATACCAGATTTGCATCTAGAAAGTCTTTGGATATGTGCGTGCAATGCCTCAAGAATTATTGTATACATTTATAATGGTGTTAGAGTTGTTCTTCTGTGGTTACCTCCAGTCTACTGAACCTCTCAGCCTTATAACAGGAGATCTCTGCATTGATAAGCTTGGTCAGAAGGAACTCTCTCAACAGGGAGCTCTGGAAGATAGGCcaacagagacacactaagaaTGCATCATGGTCTTTTACCTTGTCACCAAGTTCAGATGTGAATTCTGCTCACCTCTGTGAATATAGGaggatcagggagggagggaccaaAGGGAGGTACATCCTCTCTCGCTGTGACTGACACCTGCAAACAGACCACTTCCAGGTTTGAAAAAGGCTTTCCATTCCAATAAAAATACCTACAGTGATAAGAGATCAATGTGTCTCTCCTTTTGTTTTATCTTCTTACCTGgaacacccctcctcctcctgcctcctccccctcctcccccactctcttcctcACCCTCCTGACCACTAGGAAACAGTGCAGGAAGTGTGAGCCGATGACATCAGACAGAAAAGGGGTGTGGCCCTCCTGGTAAACAATAGCAACGATGTCGTTGCCTATGTGTCTCTTCCTCTGTAGCTGTAAGGAGTAATGAGCAGAGGGTAAGAGGGAGCCACTGGAGCTGGGTTGAAGTGATTGACTGTGGGTGAGGATGATTAGGTGTCGTTATTCGAGCTAACCTGTTGTGTATCGCCCTCTGTGAAGGGCAGTTTGGTGGACACATGGAACATGATCTCTCTGCTGTGGAAGGAAGTGAAGACCGCATCACTTCCTGTCTGGCCGTGACACACGTCCAAACCTCCTCGGAacctggaagagagggagggagagagagaaagagggaagaggcAGTCAGGGAGAGGGAGTGACAGTAAGCTGCTGGTATCTTCTTATTCATCTCTTCCTGTTACAATGTCATATTTCTGTCATTTCTCCATAAGGCCATGTCAAAATGTCGGTTACTGTACATTACCCAGTGAACCCTTGAAGTGTGACTGTATCTCCCAAAATAGAGAGGAATTCTTGAAACTCTTCACTTTCCTCATTGTTACAGAGTATGTCCTCCTCTGTCAACTGTAAAAGATAGAGAGAACATATGAGAGGTAATGTACAGTAGACAAGTGCTACTATTTAATGCTTCCAAGCTTCTGCCTGCATTCCAGTTATttacctgtccctctctctgataCAAGACACCAAACTTGAAATTCAGAGACACTCTGTGTTCATCAAATGCTGTTATGAGATCTGGTgcctgaaagacagagaggggaagagagaaagaaagaagcaaagagagggtgagagagatagagagataaaggggaaggagagagcacACATTTTTGTCAAAATGGTCTCAGGGTTTAGAGGTCATTTGAAGAGTACATTCTGTGTAACATGAAGGCCTAAAGCATTTGGGAATGTGTACAGTGAAAAAGAAGTACCTTGAGGTAACTGACCACATCAAATCTGGACACAGTCACACTGTCGCATAGCATCTGAAAAGGACATGGTCAGTTTGGGTTTTTTCAATGATGGTAAATGTTTTCAGTAAAAGCACAGTAAAGGTTCATCTAAAATACACACGTCTGTTGGAGAGACTAGTAATGGTACCTTGGCCAGCTCCACAGCAGACGGGATGTTTgggaacagagacacagagaaaaccCCATGCATAGAGCATTCCCTCATCCTGGAAAGGAAAGACAGACGTAAATACTGTTGCTCATGGAATTCACCAGGGTGTTTCATTACATTAATTGAATAATTTCCATTATTTCAGATATAACCTCAGGATTACTCTCagcctcttctcttcttcctccaaacagacagagagaaggaggggtccCAGGGAGGGGTCCACTGCTGTGAACGAGTGATGATACTGACATAGGAGAGAAAGTCACACAGCTACTATGTATGTATTTCATCATCTTGGATCATAGTCCATCTCTACCATCAAATGGAACAGAATAAGAGTAGTCCTATGGGCGGTACTCTACTAACTCGTGAGCGGAAGAACTCCTGGTAGTATGTggcctcgctgtctctctccatgATGTCATAGGTCTCTCGGTCTAGTCCATAATGAGAGGATGTCGGACTGGTCTCAGCAAACTTTTGTAGCGGGGGGTCTATCCAGTAACCACCCAGCTTTGGAGGCAGGATCAGAGGAAGGTCATGACCTATCTTCAAAATCTGAGACTTTCAAAAGAGTGAGGTGAGAATTAAAAAGTCTGGTGTATCAAATTAAATGTAGATATAGCAGTATCTGTAGGATGATGGTTGCATCAGCATACCTAATAATGAGTTTTATGTATGCTGGCATGAGTGTTACAACTATTCTGACGTCAGTGTTTTAGGGAACAAAAATGTCTGTATCGTTGATAATATTGAAAGGTCAAATGtcaacacacacacgtgtgcacacaGATCTTGACATTATATTTTAGGAGAAAGACTCACCCTCAAAGGCAGAGGGAATTCACAGCGCTGTTCATCTAGCCTGCTGCTCTGATGAAGGAGAGTGAAGGTAAcagtgactgactgattgactaacTGGAAAGAGAACTGATGTACACATAGAGACTACACAAAACAGAGAGGGAATGGTGCTGTACACTCACCTGCAACTTCTCAATGATCTCAAACAGCTCTGTCACCTTACAtggaaaacacagacagacaaagtcagacagaaagagacagacaaagtcagacagaaagagacagacaaagtcagacagaaagagacagacagacagacagacagacagacagacagacagacagacagacagacagacagacagacagacagacagacagacagacagacagacagacagacagacagacagacagacagacagacagacagagagagacagaaaggaggttcagggagaaacaggaagagaaagagaaacaacatTAGACAAACACAGATGAAGGGAAATGCAGGGAGACTAAATTAGTGACGATGTGATCAACAAATGCAAAAAGGATATGATGAAAGACACATTATCACAATTAAGTCCTTTTACCTTCCTGTTGCTGCCAGCAGAAAGGAACGGTTTGGTCTCGCTGGTAGGGGAGTCCAAAATATCCAGAATGCTGTGTTCTAAAGGTTCTGGTCTGCTGCAACAGGTGGAATGACAGAGCAAAGCAATGCAACCCATCACTTTTCCTATTCATCAACTGCAAGTGTATCAAGCTTTAAATCCAGTGTAAAATGACCAGTGAGAAATAAACTACATCTAATGTGGATAAAGGTAAATAAAGGTGTTTTTAAGTTTTTCTCACCTAGTCTCATTTTCACTGATGAACTTGTCCACACTGTGAATGGGGAAAGTGGTAACTCTTTCGACAATTTGACACATGACATTAAGGACTACTTCTATGAACTATTTCAAGATTTTATTCAGATTCTGACACTAGAACCAAAGCATTTTAATTCGTTGTCAATACTTTGACTGCTACTCACCCTCCATATGCCCCAAAAGTGAAACTTCTCTTTCTGGAGAAGAACTTCTCATttctgctgtctctctccatcGTTCGGTGTGGGTGTTAGTGCTTGTGAGCGCCAGTGTGCTAGCTATAGTCAATCAGGGATGTACTAAAtcactcgtctctctctctctctctctctctctctctctctctctctctctctcctctgccccctGCCTCTCACTCATTTAATCTCTCTACTTCCTTCCATCTATCCTGCTGTCAGCCAGACTAGCAATATTAACCCCATCCTGGCCGCAGGGACACGCACTGATGGATAACAAACCCCCATGACCCTGccctgacatacagtacatgtatggacatagagacagaggagTCGCTGGGTATCGATCGCCATGCTCTAAGAAACACAGATAGTGGTCTCACTGACTGGGTGTGTGTAGGaatggtaaataaataaatacatgagaGATTGGACCTGTTACCCTTTGAGTCTGTAGAACCATCAATTATTGACAGCACATACTGAGAGAGGTGCAAGGcagcgggagaggagaggagagaggaggggaatgggga
This window encodes:
- the LOC110537306 gene encoding rap1 GTPase-activating protein 2 isoform X1, producing the protein MERDSRNEKFFSRKRSFTFGAYGGVDKFISENETSRPEPLEHSILDILDSPTSETKPFLSAGSNRKVTELFEIIEKLQSSRLDEQRCEFPLPLRSQILKIGHDLPLILPPKLGGYWIDPPLQKFAETSPTSSHYGLDRETYDIMERDSEATYYQEFFRSRYHHSFTAVDPSLGPLLLSVCLEEEEKRLRVILRMRECSMHGVFSVSLFPNIPSAVELAKMLCDSVTVSRFDVVSYLKAPDLITAFDEHRVSLNFKFGVLYQREGQLTEEDILCNNEESEEFQEFLSILGDTVTLQGFTGFRGGLDVCHGQTGSDAVFTSFHSREIMFHVSTKLPFTEGDTQQLQRKRHIGNDIVAIVYQEGHTPFLSDVIGSHFLHCFLVVRRVRKRVGEEGEEAGGGGVFQVSVTAREDVPPFGPSLPDPPIFTESSLLREFLLTKLINAEISCYKAERFSRLELRTRSSLLEGLQAELSTRSQCMMGDSPVSTLSTSDGMRGVTEGSGGFIENFKRAIRVRSNSFDTLGGPRKMGGVPLPQKPKAATERDGESELAYKPPEPSFPPTDNLGSTEVKDHSSPQENM
- the LOC110537306 gene encoding rap1 GTPase-activating protein 2 isoform X2; translated protein: MERDSRNEKFFSRKRSFTFGAYGGVDKFISENETRPEPLEHSILDILDSPTSETKPFLSAGSNRKVTELFEIIEKLQSSRLDEQRCEFPLPLRSQILKIGHDLPLILPPKLGGYWIDPPLQKFAETSPTSSHYGLDRETYDIMERDSEATYYQEFFRSRYHHSFTAVDPSLGPLLLSVCLEEEEKRLRVILRMRECSMHGVFSVSLFPNIPSAVELAKMLCDSVTVSRFDVVSYLKAPDLITAFDEHRVSLNFKFGVLYQREGQLTEEDILCNNEESEEFQEFLSILGDTVTLQGFTGFRGGLDVCHGQTGSDAVFTSFHSREIMFHVSTKLPFTEGDTQQLQRKRHIGNDIVAIVYQEGHTPFLSDVIGSHFLHCFLVVRRVRKRVGEEGEEAGGGGVFQVSVTAREDVPPFGPSLPDPPIFTESSLLREFLLTKLINAEISCYKAERFSRLELRTRSSLLEGLQAELSTRSQCMMGDSPVSTLSTSDGMRGVTEGSGGFIENFKRAIRVRSNSFDTLGGPRKMGGVPLPQKPKAATERDGESELAYKPPEPSFPPTDNLGSTEVKDHSSPQENM